Proteins found in one Dermochelys coriacea isolate rDerCor1 chromosome 17, rDerCor1.pri.v4, whole genome shotgun sequence genomic segment:
- the LOC119844800 gene encoding F-box only protein 39-like → MENDSVPEQSCWAYLPNVCLSHVFWWLDDRDRSQAALVCKRWNQAMYSGFLWRTRTITFSGRTSRSHASEFESALWYVKRFGKYLEHLEIKFLNPYNAVLTRKFQVTMRGLLSRLGKCNSRLVSLTIQHLELDRLVWRNIIRNQFIKNLIIFLKRMGIHLVHLSLKGARVTLEEGCELLSSLSYMKNKSFASEINIEDFFSHHLSIYSSPLFHQTMSTFCNLVILTLNYNCISDELLDTLCEHNAHSLWTINIKCHIYDPHGQVVWGMSWANLAKRAPKLKVNFFFERVMKHDSLARILLAEIPLRSISLRSCYFSDPDWSMRPTLTNLLPAYKHILQKLILEFNNSHESLDEELLQLVLSCKKLFFLKIWAFLRVAFVERLLQNQAEGKCTLRTMKVRIYTNRYETIEEDRMLRDIFRRYRDLIDSELNYFVIAYPMM, encoded by the exons ATGGAGAATGACAGTGTACCCGAGCAGAGTTGCTGGGCTTATTTGCCCAACGTCTGCCTGAGCCATGTCTTCTGGTGGCTAGATGACAGGGACAGATCTCAGGCTGCTTTAGTCTGTAAGAGATGGAATCAAGCCATGTACTCAGGCTTTCTCTGGAGAACCAGAACAATCACTTTCAGTGGACGGACATCTAGATCACATGCATCCGAGTTTGAATCTGCTCTGTGGTACGTCAAGAGATTCGGCAAGTACTTGGAACACCTAGAGATCAAGTTCCTGAATCCTTACAATGCTGTCTTGACCCGAAAATTTCAGGTGACTATGAGGGGGCTTCTCTCGCGCTTGGGCAAATGTAACAGCCGTCTGGTATCCCTGACTATTCAGCACCTGGAGTTGGACCGATTGGTCTGGAGAAACATAATTAGGAACCAGTTTATCAAGAACTTAATTATTTTCCTGAAAAGAATGGGCATACATCTTGTTCATCTCAGCTTGAAAGGAGCAAGAGTGACGCTGGAAGAAGGCTGTGAACTTTTGAGCTCTTTGAGCtacatgaaaaacaaaagttttgcctCTGAAATCAACATAGAAGACTTCTTCAGCCACCATCTTTCCATCTACAGCAGCCCCTTGTTCCATCAGACTATGTCTACGTTCTGCAACCTGGTCATCCTGACTCTCAATTACAACTGCATCTCCGATGAATTGCTGGACACCCTGTGCGAGCACAACGCCCATTCCCTCTGGACTATAAACATCAAGTGCCACATCTATGACCCTCACGGGCAGGTGGTTTGGGGGATGTCCTGGGCCAACCTAGCCAAGAGAGCACCCAAACTGAAAGTGAACTTCTTCTTTGAAAGAGTCATGAAACACGACAGTCTAGCCAGGATACTCTTAGCAGAGATCCCACTCAGGAGCATCAGTCTACGGAGCTGCTATTTCAGTGACCCGGACTGGTCGATGAGGCCGACCCTCACCAATCTCTTACCAGCCTACAAGCATATTCTGCAG AAATTAATACTCGAATTCAACAACAGCCACGAATCACTGGatgaggagctgctgcagcttgtgTTATCATGCAAGAAACTGTTCTTCctaaaaatctgggccttccTCCGTGTCGCATTTGTGGAGAGGCTGTTACAAAATCAAGCAGAAGGGAAATGTACCTTGAGGACCATGAAG GTGAGGATTTACACAAATCGGTACGAAACCATTGAAGAAGATCGAATGTTGCGAGATATATTCAGGAGATACCGAGACCTGATTGACTCAGAGCTTAATTATTTTGTCATCGCCTACCCAATGATGTGA